From Daucus carota subsp. sativus chromosome 6, DH1 v3.0, whole genome shotgun sequence, the proteins below share one genomic window:
- the LOC108225051 gene encoding protein GAMETE CELL DEFECTIVE 1, mitochondrial, whose amino-acid sequence MYSVRSLSSLFIRKVYANNIRPFSTTAKRGGGEEEWNDTWESAWLPEDLSAKNRAPWETDVNFSIDSNDTSNSSSVMLSPEVDAETKAFVEDMTDNWDQRRRSPKSQQKQKEFESSNSLYSLENVKKDYRLKKQRIHAALWAKEIDKQEEAKLGDSMGGTGGDDIEKLLDSCSEIFDFANTDLSNSKTPGLNDIKSNPDGWETTSKAQDGNIWEMSQREEDILLQEFERRIAFSKFQIASFIKTHIFSRRRPIDGWKYMIEELGPNAKKGRGSVSRLPSLSDPSTQPFKEEKAPISAAIPSHRGR is encoded by the exons ATGTATTCGGTTCGCAGTTTGTCTTCTCTGTTTATTAGAAAGGTCTATGCCAACAATATCAGACCGTTTTCCACGACTGCTAAGCGTGGCGGAGGGGAAGAAGAATGGAATGACACTTGGGAATCTGCTTGGCTCCCAGAAGACCTTTCTGCGAAGAACCGAGCTCCATGGGAAACCGACGTCAATTTCTCTATTGATAGTAACGATACTAGCAATTCTTCTTCAGTGATGCTTTCGCCTGAAGTTGATGCAGAGACCAAGGCATTCGTGGAGGACATGACAGATAATTGGGATCAAAGAAGGAGAAGCCCTAAATCACAACAAAAGCAGAAAGAATTCGAGAGTTCGAATTCACTTTATAGTTTGGAGAATGTGAAGAAGGATTACAGGCTGAAGAAACAGAGGATTCATGCTGCGTTATGGGCGAAAGAGATTGATAAGCAGGAAGAAGCCAAGTTGGGAGATTCTATGGGGGGAACTGGTGGAGATGATATTGAGAAGCTGCTTGATAGCTGCTCTGA GATTTTCGACTTCGCAAACACTGATCTGAGCAACTCAAAGACACCGGGTTTAAATGATATTAAAAGTAACCCCGATGGCTGGGAAACAACATCTAAAGCTCAAGATGGGAATATTTGGGAGATGTCGCAGAGGGAAGAAGACATTTTGCTCCAAGAATTCGAACGCCGGATTGCGTTCAGTAAATTCCAG ATAGCAAGTTTTATCAAAACTCACATATTCAGCCGAAGGAGGCCTATTGATGGGTGGAAATACATGATAGAGGAACTGGGACCAAATGCAAAAAAAGGAAGAGGCAGTGTTTCCAGGTTGCCTAGTCTGTCTGATCCGTCAACCCAACCTTTCAAAGAAGAGAAGGCGCCGATTTCAGCTGCTATCCCATCCCATAGAGGGAGGTAG